A window of the Cannabis sativa cultivar Pink pepper isolate KNU-18-1 chromosome X, ASM2916894v1, whole genome shotgun sequence genome harbors these coding sequences:
- the LOC133031932 gene encoding pentatricopeptide repeat-containing protein At4g08210 isoform X2 yields MPVKNIVTWTTMVSAYADCGTPREALGLYTRMLDSKSDIPNGFMYSAVLKACGLLGDLKFGKMIHEGICNDGLESDTVLMNTLLDMYVKCGSLSNAKAVFDEILFANSTTWNTIISGYSKSGLMNEAVDLFQRMPEPNVVSWNSIIAGFADKGSLRASEFLHEMHREGFKLDGFTFPCALKTCGRHGLLEFGEQIHCYVIRSGFESGRFTVSALVDMYSDCNKLISAKKLFKQYSSCNSSICDNLALWNSMLSGYVVNMHNKTALDLVSIVHRSGAVMDSYTFSAALKACINLLNSRLGLQVHGLVVTSGHEFDHVVGSVLVDLYARVGKINHALQLFHILPKKDIVAWSGLITGCSKMGFSELALSLFRNMHNLNLEVDQFVVSSILKVCSTLTSLRNGKQIHAFCTKKGYDHEGVVITSLIDMYTKCGEIEDGLALFESTTDRDTVCWTGIIVGCGQNGRAKEAIQYFHEMRESGMKPNEITYLCVLSACRHAGLVKEAQAIFSSMKLEYGLEPLLEHYNCMIDLLSQAGCFKEAEKLIADMPCEANETIWRSLLGACGTYKNAELLNVIDKNILATLPEDSSTYVTLSNVYAELGMWDSLCKARKTAKEVGSKEAGKSWIEITS; encoded by the coding sequence ATGCCTGTTAAGAATATTGTTACATGGACCACTATGGTTTCTGCCTATGCTGATTGTGGAACACCCCGCGAAGCACTCGGGTTGTACACTCGTATGTTGGACTCCAAATCTGACATACCGAACGGTTTCATGTACTCTGCTGTGCTCAAAGCTTGTGGGCTTTTGGGTGACCTGAAGTTTGGTAAAATGATACATGAAGGAATATGTAATGATGGGTTGGAGTCTGACACTGTTTTGATGAATACCCTTTTGGATATGTATGTTAAATGTGGAAGTTTGAGTAATGCCAAGGCGGTTTTTGATGAGATTTTGTTTGCGAATTCAACTACTTGGAATACTATTATTTCAGGTTATAGTAAGTCTGGTTTAATGAATGAAGCAGTGGATTTATTTCAACGAATGCCCGAACCTAATGTTGTTTCTTGGAACAGCATCATTGCTGGTTTTGCAGATAAGGGTAGTCTGCGTGCTTCTGAGTTCTTGCACGAAATGCACCGAGAAGGTTTTAAACTCGATGGATTTACATTCCCGTGTGCTCTTAAAACTTGTGGCCGTCATGGTCTGTTAGAATTTGGAGAACAGATACACTGTTATGTCATCAGGTCTGGTTTTGAGTCTGGTAGGTTCACTGTATCAGCTCTGGTTGATATGTATTCCGATTGCAATAAATTAATTTCAGCGAAAAAGCTTTTTAAGCAGTACTCTAGCTGTAATTCTTCTATATGTGATAACTTAGCTCTTTGGAATTCAATGCTCTCTGGATATGTTGTTAATATGCATAACAAAACAGCTTTAGATTTAGTTTCAATTGTTCATAGGTCTGGTGCAGTGATGGACTCTTACACTTTCAGTGCTGCTTTGAAGGCCTGTATCAATTTGCTCAACTCAAGACTTGGGCTACAAGTCCATGGTTTGGTTGTAACTTCTGGGCATGAGTTTGATCATGTTGTTGGAAGTGTTCTTGTAGACCTTTATGCAAGAGTTGGGAAGATTAACCATGCCTTACAATTGTTTCATATACTTCCTAAAAAAGATATTGTAGCCTGGTCTGGTTTGATCACAGGGTGTTCTAAAATGGGGTTTAGTGAGTTAGCTTTGTCACTTTTCCGAAATATGCATAATTTGAATCTTGAAGTAGATCAGTTTGTTGTTTCAAGTATTCTCAAAGTTTGCTCCACCTTAACTTCTCTTAGAAATGGCAAACAAATTCATGCTTTCTGCACCAAGAAAGGATATGACCATGAGGGAGTTGTGATCACTTCTCTAATAGATATGTACACGAAATGCGGTGAGATTGAGGATGGACTAGCTTTGTTTGAAAGCACAACAGATCGCGATACTGTATGTTGGACGGGGATAATTGTTGGGTGTGGCCAAAATGGAAGAGCCAAAGAAGCTATTCAATATTTCCACGAGATGAGAGAGTCGGGAATGAAGCCGAATGAAATCACCTACCTCTGTGTACTTTCAGCCTGTAGACATGCTGGTCTTGTTAAAGAAGCACAGGCCATTTTTAGCTCAATGAAACTTGAGTATGGACTAGAACCTCTATTAGAGCATTATAACTGCATGATTGATCTTCTTAGTCAAGCTGGGTGTTTTAAAGAGGCAGAGAAGTTAATCGCCGACATGCCATGTGAGGCTAACGAAACCATATGGAGATCCTTGCTCGGGGCTTGTGGAACTTATAAAAATGCTGAACTGCTTAATGTTATTGATAAAAATATTCTTGCAACCTTACCTGAAGATTCTTCTACTTATGTAACACTTTCAAATGTTTATGCTGAGCTTGGTATGTGGGATAGTTTATGCAAAGCTAGAAAAACTGCCAAAGAAGTAGGATCTAAGGAAGCCGGAAAAAGTTGGATTGAGATAACTAGTTGA
- the LOC133031932 gene encoding pentatricopeptide repeat-containing protein At4g08210 isoform X1 yields MELNSVAKALRHCGRVGAFNPGKVLHSHLFKLGMFNDMFLANNLISMYMKFKFLKDARKVFDEMPVKNIVTWTTMVSAYADCGTPREALGLYTRMLDSKSDIPNGFMYSAVLKACGLLGDLKFGKMIHEGICNDGLESDTVLMNTLLDMYVKCGSLSNAKAVFDEILFANSTTWNTIISGYSKSGLMNEAVDLFQRMPEPNVVSWNSIIAGFADKGSLRASEFLHEMHREGFKLDGFTFPCALKTCGRHGLLEFGEQIHCYVIRSGFESGRFTVSALVDMYSDCNKLISAKKLFKQYSSCNSSICDNLALWNSMLSGYVVNMHNKTALDLVSIVHRSGAVMDSYTFSAALKACINLLNSRLGLQVHGLVVTSGHEFDHVVGSVLVDLYARVGKINHALQLFHILPKKDIVAWSGLITGCSKMGFSELALSLFRNMHNLNLEVDQFVVSSILKVCSTLTSLRNGKQIHAFCTKKGYDHEGVVITSLIDMYTKCGEIEDGLALFESTTDRDTVCWTGIIVGCGQNGRAKEAIQYFHEMRESGMKPNEITYLCVLSACRHAGLVKEAQAIFSSMKLEYGLEPLLEHYNCMIDLLSQAGCFKEAEKLIADMPCEANETIWRSLLGACGTYKNAELLNVIDKNILATLPEDSSTYVTLSNVYAELGMWDSLCKARKTAKEVGSKEAGKSWIEITS; encoded by the coding sequence ATGGAGCTGAATAGTGTAGCCAAGGCTTTGCGCCATTGTGGTCGAGTTGGGGCCTTCAATCCAGGAAAGGTACTTCATTCCCATTTGTTCAAACTTGGCATGTTTAACGATATGTTCCTTGCTAATAACTTGATTTCAATGtatatgaaatttaaatttttgaaagatGCACGGAAGGTGTTTGATGAAATGCCTGTTAAGAATATTGTTACATGGACCACTATGGTTTCTGCCTATGCTGATTGTGGAACACCCCGCGAAGCACTCGGGTTGTACACTCGTATGTTGGACTCCAAATCTGACATACCGAACGGTTTCATGTACTCTGCTGTGCTCAAAGCTTGTGGGCTTTTGGGTGACCTGAAGTTTGGTAAAATGATACATGAAGGAATATGTAATGATGGGTTGGAGTCTGACACTGTTTTGATGAATACCCTTTTGGATATGTATGTTAAATGTGGAAGTTTGAGTAATGCCAAGGCGGTTTTTGATGAGATTTTGTTTGCGAATTCAACTACTTGGAATACTATTATTTCAGGTTATAGTAAGTCTGGTTTAATGAATGAAGCAGTGGATTTATTTCAACGAATGCCCGAACCTAATGTTGTTTCTTGGAACAGCATCATTGCTGGTTTTGCAGATAAGGGTAGTCTGCGTGCTTCTGAGTTCTTGCACGAAATGCACCGAGAAGGTTTTAAACTCGATGGATTTACATTCCCGTGTGCTCTTAAAACTTGTGGCCGTCATGGTCTGTTAGAATTTGGAGAACAGATACACTGTTATGTCATCAGGTCTGGTTTTGAGTCTGGTAGGTTCACTGTATCAGCTCTGGTTGATATGTATTCCGATTGCAATAAATTAATTTCAGCGAAAAAGCTTTTTAAGCAGTACTCTAGCTGTAATTCTTCTATATGTGATAACTTAGCTCTTTGGAATTCAATGCTCTCTGGATATGTTGTTAATATGCATAACAAAACAGCTTTAGATTTAGTTTCAATTGTTCATAGGTCTGGTGCAGTGATGGACTCTTACACTTTCAGTGCTGCTTTGAAGGCCTGTATCAATTTGCTCAACTCAAGACTTGGGCTACAAGTCCATGGTTTGGTTGTAACTTCTGGGCATGAGTTTGATCATGTTGTTGGAAGTGTTCTTGTAGACCTTTATGCAAGAGTTGGGAAGATTAACCATGCCTTACAATTGTTTCATATACTTCCTAAAAAAGATATTGTAGCCTGGTCTGGTTTGATCACAGGGTGTTCTAAAATGGGGTTTAGTGAGTTAGCTTTGTCACTTTTCCGAAATATGCATAATTTGAATCTTGAAGTAGATCAGTTTGTTGTTTCAAGTATTCTCAAAGTTTGCTCCACCTTAACTTCTCTTAGAAATGGCAAACAAATTCATGCTTTCTGCACCAAGAAAGGATATGACCATGAGGGAGTTGTGATCACTTCTCTAATAGATATGTACACGAAATGCGGTGAGATTGAGGATGGACTAGCTTTGTTTGAAAGCACAACAGATCGCGATACTGTATGTTGGACGGGGATAATTGTTGGGTGTGGCCAAAATGGAAGAGCCAAAGAAGCTATTCAATATTTCCACGAGATGAGAGAGTCGGGAATGAAGCCGAATGAAATCACCTACCTCTGTGTACTTTCAGCCTGTAGACATGCTGGTCTTGTTAAAGAAGCACAGGCCATTTTTAGCTCAATGAAACTTGAGTATGGACTAGAACCTCTATTAGAGCATTATAACTGCATGATTGATCTTCTTAGTCAAGCTGGGTGTTTTAAAGAGGCAGAGAAGTTAATCGCCGACATGCCATGTGAGGCTAACGAAACCATATGGAGATCCTTGCTCGGGGCTTGTGGAACTTATAAAAATGCTGAACTGCTTAATGTTATTGATAAAAATATTCTTGCAACCTTACCTGAAGATTCTTCTACTTATGTAACACTTTCAAATGTTTATGCTGAGCTTGGTATGTGGGATAGTTTATGCAAAGCTAGAAAAACTGCCAAAGAAGTAGGATCTAAGGAAGCCGGAAAAAGTTGGATTGAGATAACTAGTTGA